In Pseudomonas sp. Q1-7, the genomic window CTTTCTTAGAACACGTACTGGGCACGGAAGACCATGCCGTCGCCATCGTCGTCGCCGACCGAGTTGGTGGCGTTGTCCACCTTGGACTTGACGTAGTAACCGCTGAGCTTGACGGCTTCGTTGGCGTACCAGTTCACACCGAAGTTGTGCACCTTGGCTTCAACGTCGTCGCGGGTGGCGAAGGCACCGTTGTCGTCGTCGGCGCTGATGTTGTCGTAGCGGTAGAACACTTCCCAGGCGCCGATGCCCTTGTTGGCCGGCTTGATCTTGTCGAACTTGCCGAGTTTGTAGTCGCGGGCTTCGCCGGTCAGGGTGTAGGCCAGCTGCACGTAGTAGCCGTCAGCTTCGATGTCCTGGCGGTTGGCAGCCTTGGCTTCCACTTCGCGCTTCACGTATTCGCTCTGGATGGAGAACGGACCGGCAGCGAAAGCGGCTTCCAGGCCCCAGGTGCTGTCGTTGTCGAAAGCGCCGACCGGGGTGTTGTTGGCACCCGCCAGTACCAGGCGGTTGCCGTTGGCGCCGGCGTCCTGGCCACCGTCGGTGCTCACACCGCGGATGCCCAGGCGGCTACGGATACGGCCGTCAAAGGAGGTGTCGGACAGATCGCGCTGGGCGTAGTTGACGCCGAAGTGCAGGACGTTGCCGGCTTCGTGCATCGGCGCGAACACGCCACGGGCGTTGAACTGCTTGATGCTGTCGCCGTCCTTGTCCTGGTTGGTGGCGTCGTTGGCCATGATGCCGGCGGAGCCGTACAGGGAAGCGCCGAAGGTGCCGGACACCTGCACGCCCATGCCACCGTTGTGGGAGTTGACGTAGTCGGCCAGGTCGTAGGCGGCGTTACGCTCCTGGGCGGTCACCCACTTGGAGCTGGTGGCCTTTTCCAGGCCGAAGTCGGGGTCGAAGCGGCCCATCTTGATCACTACCGGCTGGAAGCCGATGTAGGCGATGGAAGCCTCGTCG contains:
- a CDS encoding OprO/OprP family phosphate-selective porin: MIRKHFAGFAASAMALAISAQAFAGTVTTDGADIVIKTKGGLEVGTTDKAFSFKLGGRLQADYSRFDGFYTANGNTADAGYFRRAFLELGGIAFSDWAYQINYDFSHNAGGDNRSEDGYFDEASIAYIGFQPVVIKMGRFDPDFGLEKATSSKWVTAQERNAAYDLADYVNSHNGGMGVQVSGTFGASLYGSAGIMANDATNQDKDGDSIKQFNARGVFAPMHEAGNVLHFGVNYAQRDLSDTSFDGRIRSRLGIRGVSTDGGQDAGANGNRLVLAGANNTPVGAFDNDSTWGLEAAFAAGPFSIQSEYVKREVEAKAANRQDIEADGYYVQLAYTLTGEARDYKLGKFDKIKPANKGIGAWEVFYRYDNISADDDNGAFATRDDVEAKVHNFGVNWYANEAVKLSGYYVKSKVDNATNSVGDDDGDGMVFRAQYVF